A single genomic interval of Bacteroidetes bacterium SB0662_bin_6 harbors:
- a CDS encoding sterol desaturase family protein has translation MIDSITRALDWDAVMGWFYVLNDLSLVYVIIPFFFVELIRYAFLKRLSLDVIGDSVANVITFTCFVAIEYALGILFVTKLYFWIYENFSLTHLSLNWVTIVTCVLLADLMYYWDHRMMHRIGVGWATHTVHHSSPHFNMSVAYRFGPLDAVFPLLFSFPIVMLGYHPILVLLSEVLVQQFQAILHTEVIRKLPRPIEFLFNTPSHHRVHHGSNRQYWDKNYAGMLIIWDRMFGTFEPEVEPVAYGIDQPLNSNNPIKVFLHGIQRLGTKILRTPGVRNKLRVLVKPPNWSAPE, from the coding sequence ATGATCGATTCAATCACGAGAGCGCTCGACTGGGACGCGGTCATGGGCTGGTTCTACGTGCTGAACGACCTGAGCCTGGTGTACGTGATCATCCCGTTTTTCTTCGTGGAACTCATTCGCTATGCGTTCCTCAAGCGCCTGAGCCTTGACGTCATCGGCGACTCGGTGGCCAACGTCATCACCTTCACCTGTTTCGTGGCCATCGAGTACGCGCTGGGCATTCTCTTTGTCACCAAGCTCTACTTCTGGATCTACGAGAACTTCAGCCTGACTCACCTGTCGCTGAACTGGGTCACCATCGTGACCTGTGTCCTGCTGGCCGATCTCATGTACTACTGGGATCACCGCATGATGCACAGGATCGGCGTGGGCTGGGCCACGCACACGGTGCATCACAGCTCGCCCCATTTCAACATGTCGGTGGCCTACCGCTTCGGTCCCCTCGACGCTGTGTTCCCGCTTCTGTTCTCCTTCCCGATCGTCATGCTGGGATACCACCCCATCCTGGTGCTGCTGTCGGAGGTCCTGGTTCAGCAGTTCCAGGCGATCCTGCACACGGAGGTCATCCGGAAGCTGCCGCGGCCGATAGAATTCCTCTTCAACACGCCCTCTCACCACCGCGTGCACCACGGATCGAACCGGCAGTACTGGGACAAGAACTACGCGGGTATGCTCATCATCTGGGATCGCATGTTCGGGACCTTCGAACCGGAGGTCGAGCCGGTCGCATACGGCATCGACCAGCCGCTCAACTCGAACAACCCCATCAAGGTGTTTCTGCACGGGATTCAGCGCCTGGGCACGAAGATCCTCCGGACGCCAGGAGTCAGAAACAAACTGCGGGTACTGGTGAAGCCGCCAAACTGGAGTGCGCCGGAGTAG